Proteins found in one Magnolia sinica isolate HGM2019 chromosome 5, MsV1, whole genome shotgun sequence genomic segment:
- the LOC131246220 gene encoding trans-Golgi network-localized SYP41-interacting protein 1 isoform X2 gives MSANYASDGVDVNGSGESGGKELAVSPDLGLSRSEEEVGVYVERSDAMGQEVGVIGNGDLVSLSNGEPLPAEEETNSFADAESSETIEAHQVYNVAVGEVDDGAGEVILDNHIGKPVVVEMPASVDQAIHENGILVNVNKSMQDHSHDENVYEDASKDEMFVDAPDHMTAVDGRGSDVGEFKAMVETTQDDSEKEIDVQMVSGENQSHHQMDDLALLHAQLDKAIAEKELLVRDCSEYKEEREMFAREICNFHHQLQVLSDQYSLLGESHDGLVDRLRRAEKESSEVRTVAIDMPLHVMVSECSEFTSLLKCALDEKLQSEGMMRELDAVLFTKDQEIEELNAKVMELSVSCDVVLSYMDSLHNMWDESLKESAGTCMHLEDFTDRLLASLGSVVPQDDVSHDSVTERISLVEKSTKILIENYTQFLSEINHLGQCLAEVSSDFTVPQEKEFGSVFDVAREELLEQKRKELDHLEKLKRLEEDNQKLLEEIDKAKERLDEVNADAKKTKTELEQTESKLASAKEKLSMAVTKGKALVQQRDSLRQSLNEKNSELEKCLLELHQKSSALEAAEVNTEEMIKSQSLVNSLQESLLERNMVLQELEELMFQTNSPEEIQSLLIIDKVRWLVNQKSILEGIFLESRKVKDALSSIDLPESVSSAELESQINWLGKSFAQAKDDIIELKDQLASTLEAVALHESELSKARKEMDNFTGSLLEEKLEKDSLRASLEDLTCKYEGIVEKLSLVSSEKDGLMTKLLEFSGTAMDDQGFEEPSSNPDALIEKCIGNIREIIAVSSESALVEKENFQRLQSLLYVRDQELMLCKKMLEEEMFDRSEMASLSNELRRVSEEIVALKTERDSLQKDLERAEEKSSLIREKLSMAVKKGKGLVQEREGFKLSLEEKNTEIEKLKCELQQQESAVNEFKDQIKRLSSDLECIPKLESDTITMKEQKDQIEKLLLESNNRLQTLVHSIERTSFPTNIVFEDPVEKVKWLSEFIRESQVAKTRTDQELVKAKEEVDLQVSKLADACATIKLLKDGLSQSENIISVLGDQKKDAEVGKTHAEKELDKAKEEADLQASKLADAYATIKSLEDALSQAENNISILGDEKKDAEVGKTHAEKELEKAKEEAGLQARKLADARAMIKSLEDALSEAEKNISILGDARTDTEVGKRAVEQELEKVKEEAGMQYSKLADAYATIKSLEVALSESEKNISMLGDAREDAQVGKVSVEQELEKAKQEAESQASKLADACATIKSLKDALEQAENKVSVLSDEKEEAQSKSKQEITALSAKLAACMEELAASNVRIENQSSELVCHLNHLQILMKDKGLLSLLNESFKRKYEGMRNMNLLLQSIREQFATKGSSWPQFHPGTEKDPHATKYFPLPQFEDQNGTVVNNETSTADLVNSIPSYLPKIVEGFNAQYKLLGEKIEGFSSSLDEQIAYLLPVLQTTKDDIIHMLELMESLKLNVNDLEACNQAQENQISTLKNSTSILLSACVDATQELHNEVNNNALDPKSMPDPESLNYSLYSRSREADNDAMEEHCDRFGASKCVKAADDLLLALGRVRAQSKQLENAKSIWLTTVEDLQNKLKESTITAENAIKDRDLNLNKVSKLDGDLEALNNYCNEWKLKVEDCQAKEEKLREKESELSSLHSSLAKKEEAAEKGLWSADQVETLFDKVNKMEIISEESEADSPDRYFAGPVHKLFYIIDSYAELQHTMKSLTHDKGELQSTLAAQVREIEQLRKEAETLIINNQDLERKRWDLDELTMGLDKIIEKLGGNDSVEDTKSVGVKGLLPVLEKLVIALILECENSKSKSQELGTKLHEKQTALDALSARVKLLEDSLHDRPASSDTVQERSIFEASSLATGSEISEIEDGPLGKNSIPPAPIAAHVRTLRKGSSDHLALNIDLETDRLINHHESEDKGHVFKSLNTSGLIPKQGKLIADKIDGIWVSGGRILMSRPGARIGLIGYLLLLHIWVLSAIL, from the exons ATGTCGGCGAATTACGCATCTGATGGTGTTGATGTGAATGGAAGTGGAGAATCTGGTGGGAAGGAATTGGCAGTTTCTCCGGATCTAGGGCTTTCGAGGAGTGAGGAAGAGGTTGGTGTTTACGTGGAAAGATCGGATGCTATGGGTCAGGAAGTGGGTGTTATTGGGAATGGCGATTTGGTAAGTCTGTCGAATGGTGAACCTTTACCTGCTGAGGAAGAAACTAACAGCTTTGCTGATGCCGAGTCCTCAGAGACCATCGAGGCTCACCAAGTCTATAATGTCGCCGTGGGTGAAGTGGATGATGGAGCTGGAGAAGTCATTTTGGACAACCACATTGGAAAGCCTGTTGTAGTTGAGATGCCAGCTTCAGTTGATCAG GCGATCCATGAAAATGGCATTTTGGTAAATGTCAATAAGTCCATGCAAGACCATTCACATGATGAAAATGTGTATGAAGATGCCAGCAAAGATGAAATGTTTGTTGATGCGCCAGACCACATGACTGCAGTCGATGGGAGGGGTTCCGATGTTGGGGAATTCAAGGCTATGGTGGAAACCACCCAGGATGATTCGGAGAAGGAAATTGATGTTCAAATGGTCAGTGGAGAGAATCAATCCCACCATCAGATGGATGATCTGGCACTGTTGCATGCTCAGCTGGACAAGGCCATTGCTGAGAAAGAACTTTTGGTCCGTGATTGCAGCGAATACAAG gaagaaagagagatgttTGCAAGAGAAATTTGTAATTTTCATCACCAGCTTCAAGTGCTGTCTGATCAGTACTCTTTGCTAGGTGAGAGCCATGATGGGCTTGTTGATCGTCTTCGTCGTGCAGAAAAGGAAAGCAGTGAGGTGAGGACTGTGGCCATTGACATGCCATTACATGTGATGGTCAGTGAATGCTCGGAGTTCACATCACTTCTGAAATGTGCTTTAGATGAAAAATTACAATCTGAAGGCATGATGAGAGAACTTGACGCTGTTCTTTTTACAAAAGATCAAGAGATTGAAGAGCTTAATGCGAAGGTAATGGAGCTTTCAGTATCTTGCGATGTTGTTCTTTCTTATATGGATTCCCTTCACAATATGTGGGATGAGTCTTTGAAAGAGTCTGCTGGTACTTGCATGCATCTTGAGGATTTTACAGACAGATTGTTGGCTTCCCTTGGATCAGTAGTTCCACAAGATGATGTGTCACATGATTCGGTTACTGAGAGAATCTCTCTTGTTGAGAAGAGCACCAAAATTCTGATTGAAAACTATACACAATTCCTCTCTGAAATCAATCACCTTGGGCAGTGTCTGGCTGAGGTCAGTTCTGACTTTACAGTGCCACAAGAGAAGGAATTTGGATCTGTTTTTGATGTAGCCCGTGAAGAGTTACTTGAACAAAagaggaaggagttggatcatctTGAGAAGCTAAAGAGGCTTGAAGAAGACAATCAGAAATTGCTTGAAGAAATAGACAAGGCCAAAGAGAGGCTTGATGAAGTGAACGCTGATGCGAAGAAAACCAAGACGGAACTTGAGCAGACAGAGAGTAAGTTGGCATCTGCCAAAGAAAAGCTTAGCATGGCAGTAACAAAAGGTAAAGCATTGGTACAGCAGCGAGACTCATTGAGGCAGTCACTAAATGAGAAGAACAGTGAGCTTGAGAAATGTTTGCTTGAGCTACACCAGAAATCTAGTGCCCTAGAGGCTGCAGAAGTCAATACTGAGGAGATGATCAAAAGCCAAAGTTTGGTCAATTCTCTCCAGGAATCTCTCCTAGAAAGGAACATGGTTCTTCAGGAGTTAGAAGAACTCATGTTTCAGACCAATTCACCTGAAGAAATTCAGTCCTTGCTGATCATAGATAAAGTCAGATGGCTGGTTAATCAAAAAAGTATTTTGGAGGGCATTTTCCTGGAGAGCCGCAAGGTCAAGGATGCCTTATCTTCAATTGATCTACCAGAAAGTGTTTCCTCTGCCGAATTAGAATCCCAAATCAACTGGCTTGGGAAATCATTTGCCCAGGCTAAAGATGATATAATCGAGTTGAAAGATCAACTTGCTAGTACCCTGGAAGCTGTTGCATTACATGAATCAGAATTGTCCAAGGCACGcaaggaaatggacaacttcacaGGATCCCTTTTGGaagaaaaactggaaaaagattCTCTCCGGGCAAGTTTGGAAGATCTGACGTGCAAATATGAAGGAATTGTTGAAAAGTTATCTCTAGTTTCATCTGAGAAGGATGGGCTGATGACAAAGTTACTCGAATTTTCTGGAACTGCAATGGATGATCAGGGGTTTGAAGAGCCTTCATCTAATCCGGACGCGCTTATAGAGAAATGCATTGGAAATATAAGAGAAATAATCGCCGTCTCTTCTGAGTCTGCTCTTGTtgagaaagaaaattttcaaaggctACAAAGTTTATTATATGTAAGAGATCAAGAACTGATGCTATGCAAGAAGATGTTAGAAGAAGAGATGTTTGATAGATCAGAGATGGCAAGTTTATCCAATGAGTTAAGAAGAGTGTCAGAAGAAATTGTAGCTTTGAAAACTGAGAGAGATTCCCTGCAAAAGGATCTCGAGCGAGCTGAGGAAAAGTCTTCTCTAATTAGGGAAAAACTTTCTATGGCAGTGAAGAAGGGCAAGGGGCTTGTTCAAGAACGAGAGGGCTTCAAACTGTCTCTGGAAGAAAAAAATACAGAAATTGAGAAGTTAAAATGTGAGCTGCAGCAGCAAGAGTCTGCTGTCAATGAATTCAAAGACCAGATTAAGAGATTATCTAGTGATTTAGAGTGCATCCCAAAGCTGGAGTCCGATACTATCACTATGAAAGAACAAAAGGATCAAATCGAAAAGTTGTTGCTAGAGAGCAACAATAGGTTACAGACACTAGTCCATTCTATAGAGCGCACTTCTTTTCCAACCAATATAGTTTTTGAGGATCCTGTAGAAAAAGTGAAATGGTTGTCAGAGTTCATCCGTGAATCGCAAGTTGCTAAGACTCGTACAGATCAAGAGCTGGTGAAAGCAAAAGAAGAGGTTGATCTGCAAGTTAGTAAGCTAGCAGATGCCTGTGCCACCATCAAATTGCTAAAAGACGGACTGTCACAGTCAGAGAATATTATTTCTGTACTTGGTGATCAAAAGAAAGATGCAGAAGTAGGTAAGACTCATGCGGAGAAAGAATTAgataaagcaaaagaagaagctGATCTGCAGGCTAGTAAGTTAGCAGATGCCTATGCAACCATCAAATCACTAGAAGATGCACTGTCACAAGCAGAAAACAATATTTCTATACTCGGTGATGAAAAGAAAGATGCAGAAGTAGGTAAAACTCATGCAGAGAAAGAATTAgagaaagcaaaagaagaagCTGGTTTGCAGGCCAGGAAGTTGGCTGATGCTCGTGCAATGATTAAATCACTAGAAGATGCACTATCAGAGGCAGAAAAGAATATTTCTATACTTGGTGATGCAAGGACAGACACAGAAGTTGGCAAGAGGGCAGTGGAACAGGAATTAGAGAAAGTAAAAGAAGAAGCTGGCATGCAGTATAGCAAGTTGGCTGATGCCTATGCAACTATTAAGTCTCTTGAAGTTGCATTATCAGAGTCAGAAAAGAATATTTCTATGCTTGGTGATGCAAGGGAAGATGCACAAGTTGGAAAGGTTTCTGTCGAACAAGAATTAGAGAAGGCAAAACAGGAAGCTGAATCTCAAGCTAGCAAGTTAGCAGACGCTTGTGCAACTATAAAATCTCTGAAAGATGCCTTAGAGCAGGCAGAGAATAAAGTTTCTGTACTTTCCGATGAAAAGGAGGAAGCACAATCCAAAAGCAAACAGGAGATAACAGCACTAAGTGCAAAGTTAGCTGCATGTATGGAAGAGTTGGCTGCAAGTAATGTAAGAATAGAAAACCAGTCTTCTGAGCTGGTTTGCCACCTTAATCATCTTCAAATTCTTATGAAAGACAAAGGCTTGCTGTCCTTATTGAATGAAAGCTTCAAAAGAAAATACGAGGGCATGAGAAATATGAATCTTCTACTCCAAAGTATTCGAGAACAGTTCGCAACAAAGGGTTCATCTTGGCCACAATTTCATCCAGGCACAGAG AAAGATCCTCATGCAACAAAGTACTTTCCACTACCACAATTCGAAGATCAAAATGGTACAGTCGTTAACAATGAGACAAGTACAGCAGATCTTGTCAACAGCATCCCGTCCTATTTGCCAAAGATTGTAGAAGGGTTCAATGCACAATATAAACTTCTTGGTGAAAAAATTGAAGGGTTCTCTAGTTCATTGGATGAGCAAATTGCATATCTGTTACCAGTGTTACAGACAACAAAGGATGATATCATCCATATGCTTGAGCTCATGGAGTCCTTGAAGCTAAACGTGAACGACTTGGAAGCTTGCAACCAGGCACAAGAAAATCAAATATCTACACTGAAGAATAGTACAAGTATCCTACTTTCTGCATGTGTTGATGCAACCCAAGAACTGCATAATGAAGTCAATAACAATGCATTGGATCCAAAGTCCATGCCGGATCCGGAAAGCTTGAATTACAGTTTGTACTCAAGATCAAGAGAGGCTGATAATGATGCAATGGAAGAGCATTGTGATAGGTTTGGTGCCAGTAAATGTGTTAAGGCAGCAGATGATTTGTTGCTGGCTCTTGGAAGAGTTCGGGCTCAATCCAAACAGCTTGAGAATGCGAAGAGCATATGGTTAACAACTGTTGAGGATCTGCAAAATAAATTAAAAGAGTCCACGATAACTGCCGAAAATGCCATAAAAGATAGGGATTTAAACCTCAATAAAGTTTCTAAGTTGGATGGTGATCTAGAGGCATTGAATAACTATTGCAATGAGTGGAAGCTTAAGGTAGAGGATTGTCAAGCCAAAGAGGAAAAGTTGAGAGAAAAAGAATCAGAGCTCTCATCGTTGCACTCTTCTTTAGCCAAGAAAGAAGAAG CTGCAGAAAAGGGTTTGTGGTCAGCAGATCAAGTGGAAACCCTTTTTGACAAAGTAAATAAGATGGAAATCATTTCCGAAGAGTCAGAAGCAGATAGCCCAGACCGGTATTTCGCAGGACCTGTACATAAGCTCTTTTACATTATTGATAGTTATGCAGAGTTGCAACATACGATGAAATCACTGACTCATGACAAGGGGGAGCTGCAGTCAACTCTTGCAGCCCAAGTTCGTGAAATTGAACAACTGAGGAAGGAAGCTGAAACTCTTATTATTAATAATCAGGATTTAGAAAGGAAACGGTGGGACTTAGATGAGCTGACAATGGGACTGGACAAAATTATTGAGAAGTTGGGAGGAAATGATTCAGTTGAAGATACGAAATCTGTTGGTGTGAAGGGACTCTTACCAGTGTTGGAAAAGCTGGTTATAGCCTTAATCCTGGAATGTGAAAATTCCAAGTCAAAATCTCAGGAATTGGGCACAAAATTGCATGAGAAGCAAACTGCGCTGGATGCATTGTCAGCTAGAGTTAAATTGCT